The following coding sequences lie in one Scatophagus argus isolate fScaArg1 chromosome 9, fScaArg1.pri, whole genome shotgun sequence genomic window:
- the lsr gene encoding lipolysis-stimulated lipoprotein receptor isoform X3 has translation MFWTLIIAALMATESAMAISVQCPTKRYVVILFQPVTLTCDFQTTATQPPVVTWRYKSYCRDPVQAALNPSSADNILSQNNPNYDPNIECADSQRTVRIVASKQSSSVSLGKEYQGRKISIINNADLNIAQTAWGDSGVYVCSVVSSQDLTGNGEDYTELIVLDWLLVVLVVLGFLLLLLLIGICWCQCCPHTCCCYVSCPCCPNRCCCPRALYEAGKAVKKGLPSQYAPTIYAPSMYAQPAYGGPLMNQPGMPLLPLPNGAGVLPPQNGYGRDYDGASSVGQGSQVPLLHDQDSRAENTRSGYRIQVDPEGNATRAIYYMEKELSKFDPARPANYTRLDNVSEVTSLHDGLDPRGRGGRSQPPALATVYDRDEAMSTISSVSQQGRRRDDNPRGGGGGRYMGDRVRARSMDNLDDIGRRSDRDDYPPYRRQEEPRGRRGSDDGWSSSARSGFDRDFDDRRQRDYSPDDRRREGGGAYGGLPGRRSRSRDDLMDLERDSRTGGGARGRRDDYDDSFLREAMERKKMGEQQRARSRDRLDSESDRSDRARAPRGPPPLPKNPPSGYPGHRDDFPPPPPPPYSDDESVSSSKRSNLRKNGAVSRESLVV, from the exons ATGTTCTGGACGTTAATCATCGCCGCTTTAATGGCAACAG AGTCCGCCATGGCCATCTCGGTCCAGTGCCCCACTAAGAGGTACGTTGTCATCCTATTCCAGCCCGTCACCCTCACCTGTGACTTCCAGACAACCGCCACTCAGCCTCCTGTCGTCACGTGGAGATATAAATCATATTGCCGGGACCCCGTCCAGGCTGCTCTGAATCCCAGCAGTGCAGATAACATCCTGTCCCAGAACAACCCCAACTACGACCCCAACATCGAGTGCGCCGACAGCCAGAGGACAGTACGCATAGTGGCCTCCAAGCAAAGCAGTTCTGTTTCCCTCGGCAAGGAATACCAGGGCCGCAAAATCAGCATCATAAACA ATGCGGACCTTAATATTGCGCAGACGGCATGGGGAGACAGCGGCGTCTACGTTTGTTCTGTGGTCTCTTCCCAGGATCTCACGGGAAATGGTGAAGACTACACAGAGCTAATTGTGCTCG ACTGGCTCCTGGTTGTTTTGGTGGTTCTGGGCttcctgttgttgctgctcCTGATCGGTATCTGCTGGTGTCAGTGTTGTCcacacacctgctgctgctaCGTCAGCTGCCCGTGCTGCCCCAACCGCTGCTGCTGCCCACGAGCAT TGTACGAGGCAGGAAAAGCAGTGAAGAAAGGGCTGCCCAGCCAATATGCACCCACCATCTATGCTCCCAGTATGTATGCCCAGCCAGCATACGGTGGCCCACTGATGAACCAGCCTGGCATGCCCCTGCTCCCCCTACCCAATGGAGCTGGAGTCCTCCCACCCCAGAATGGTTACGGTCGAGACTACGATGGGGCCAGCTCAG tgggGCAGGGTTCCCAGGTGCCTCTGCTGCATGACCAAGACAGTAGAGCAGAAAACA CTCGCAGTGGATATCGTATCCAGGTGGACCCTGAAGGGAACGCCACACGTGCCATTTACTATATGGAGAAGGAACTTTCCAAATTTGACCCAGCCAGACCTGCAAACTACACCCGCT tgGATAATGTGAGTGAAGTCACTTCCTTACATGATGGCTTGGATCCTCGAGGTCGTGGAGGACGTTCCCAGCCGCCAGCTCTTGCCACAGTTTATGACCGCGATGAAGCCATGAGCACCATCAGCAGTGTTTCTCAGCAAGGCCGCCGCCGTGATGACAACCCGCGTGGCGGTGGAGGAGGAAGGTACATGGGGGATCGTGTACGTGCTCGCTCCATGGACAACCTTGACGACATTGGACGGCGTTCTGACAGAGATGACTATCCACCATACCGGCGCCAAGAAGAGCCCAGAGGCAGAAGGGG TTCGGATGACGGGTGGAGCAGTAGTGCCCGCAGCGGCTTCGACCGTGACTTTGACGACCGTAGACAACGTGACTACTCCCCAGATGATCGGCGGAGGGAAGGTGGAGGGGCCTACGGTGGCCTCCCAGGGAGACGCAGCCGCAGCCGTGATGATCTGATGGACCTGGAGAGGGATAGCCGGACTGGCGGCGGTGCCAGGGGCCGGCGAGATGATTATGACGACAGCTTCCTGCGAGAAGCCatggagaggaagaagatgggCGAGCAGCAGAGGGCACGCAGCCGGGACCGACTAGACAGTGAGAGCGACCGCTCGGATCGGGCGAGGGCGCCACGTGGGCCCCCACCTCTTCCTAAGAACCCGCCGTCTGGGTACCCAGGGCACCGTGATGACTTTCCCCCTCCCCCGCCTCCACCATACAGTGATGATGAAAGTGTGTCGTCCTCAAAGAGAAGCAACCTCAGAAAG AACGGAGCTGTGAGTCGGGAGAGCCTGGTGGTATAA
- the lsr gene encoding lipolysis-stimulated lipoprotein receptor isoform X2: protein MAISVQCPTKRYVVILFQPVTLTCDFQTTATQPPVVTWRYKSYCRDPVQAALNPSSADNILSQNNPNYDPNIECADSQRTVRIVASKQSSSVSLGKEYQGRKISIINNADLNIAQTAWGDSGVYVCSVVSSQDLTGNGEDYTELIVLERKSNTTDLLPGIDLLVMEDWLLVVLVVLGFLLLLLLIGICWCQCCPHTCCCYVSCPCCPNRCCCPRALYEAGKAVKKGLPSQYAPTIYAPSMYAQPAYGGPLMNQPGMPLLPLPNGAGVLPPQNGYGRDYDGASSVGQGSQVPLLHDQDSRAENTRSGYRIQVDPEGNATRAIYYMEKELSKFDPARPANYTRLDNVSEVTSLHDGLDPRGRGGRSQPPALATVYDRDEAMSTISSVSQQGRRRDDNPRGGGGGRYMGDRVRARSMDNLDDIGRRSDRDDYPPYRRQEEPRGRRGSDDGWSSSARSGFDRDFDDRRQRDYSPDDRRREGGGAYGGLPGRRSRSRDDLMDLERDSRTGGGARGRRDDYDDSFLREAMERKKMGEQQRARSRDRLDSESDRSDRARAPRGPPPLPKNPPSGYPGHRDDFPPPPPPPYSDDESVSSSKRSNLRKNGAVSRESLVV from the exons ATGGCCATCTCGGTCCAGTGCCCCACTAAGAGGTACGTTGTCATCCTATTCCAGCCCGTCACCCTCACCTGTGACTTCCAGACAACCGCCACTCAGCCTCCTGTCGTCACGTGGAGATATAAATCATATTGCCGGGACCCCGTCCAGGCTGCTCTGAATCCCAGCAGTGCAGATAACATCCTGTCCCAGAACAACCCCAACTACGACCCCAACATCGAGTGCGCCGACAGCCAGAGGACAGTACGCATAGTGGCCTCCAAGCAAAGCAGTTCTGTTTCCCTCGGCAAGGAATACCAGGGCCGCAAAATCAGCATCATAAACA ATGCGGACCTTAATATTGCGCAGACGGCATGGGGAGACAGCGGCGTCTACGTTTGTTCTGTGGTCTCTTCCCAGGATCTCACGGGAAATGGTGAAGACTACACAGAGCTAATTGTGCTCG AGAGAAAGTCAAATACTACTGACCTCCTGCCTGGCATTGACTTACTGGTTATGGAAG ACTGGCTCCTGGTTGTTTTGGTGGTTCTGGGCttcctgttgttgctgctcCTGATCGGTATCTGCTGGTGTCAGTGTTGTCcacacacctgctgctgctaCGTCAGCTGCCCGTGCTGCCCCAACCGCTGCTGCTGCCCACGAGCAT TGTACGAGGCAGGAAAAGCAGTGAAGAAAGGGCTGCCCAGCCAATATGCACCCACCATCTATGCTCCCAGTATGTATGCCCAGCCAGCATACGGTGGCCCACTGATGAACCAGCCTGGCATGCCCCTGCTCCCCCTACCCAATGGAGCTGGAGTCCTCCCACCCCAGAATGGTTACGGTCGAGACTACGATGGGGCCAGCTCAG tgggGCAGGGTTCCCAGGTGCCTCTGCTGCATGACCAAGACAGTAGAGCAGAAAACA CTCGCAGTGGATATCGTATCCAGGTGGACCCTGAAGGGAACGCCACACGTGCCATTTACTATATGGAGAAGGAACTTTCCAAATTTGACCCAGCCAGACCTGCAAACTACACCCGCT tgGATAATGTGAGTGAAGTCACTTCCTTACATGATGGCTTGGATCCTCGAGGTCGTGGAGGACGTTCCCAGCCGCCAGCTCTTGCCACAGTTTATGACCGCGATGAAGCCATGAGCACCATCAGCAGTGTTTCTCAGCAAGGCCGCCGCCGTGATGACAACCCGCGTGGCGGTGGAGGAGGAAGGTACATGGGGGATCGTGTACGTGCTCGCTCCATGGACAACCTTGACGACATTGGACGGCGTTCTGACAGAGATGACTATCCACCATACCGGCGCCAAGAAGAGCCCAGAGGCAGAAGGGG TTCGGATGACGGGTGGAGCAGTAGTGCCCGCAGCGGCTTCGACCGTGACTTTGACGACCGTAGACAACGTGACTACTCCCCAGATGATCGGCGGAGGGAAGGTGGAGGGGCCTACGGTGGCCTCCCAGGGAGACGCAGCCGCAGCCGTGATGATCTGATGGACCTGGAGAGGGATAGCCGGACTGGCGGCGGTGCCAGGGGCCGGCGAGATGATTATGACGACAGCTTCCTGCGAGAAGCCatggagaggaagaagatgggCGAGCAGCAGAGGGCACGCAGCCGGGACCGACTAGACAGTGAGAGCGACCGCTCGGATCGGGCGAGGGCGCCACGTGGGCCCCCACCTCTTCCTAAGAACCCGCCGTCTGGGTACCCAGGGCACCGTGATGACTTTCCCCCTCCCCCGCCTCCACCATACAGTGATGATGAAAGTGTGTCGTCCTCAAAGAGAAGCAACCTCAGAAAG AACGGAGCTGTGAGTCGGGAGAGCCTGGTGGTATAA
- the lsr gene encoding lipolysis-stimulated lipoprotein receptor isoform X1, with amino-acid sequence MFWTLIIAALMATESAMAISVQCPTKRYVVILFQPVTLTCDFQTTATQPPVVTWRYKSYCRDPVQAALNPSSADNILSQNNPNYDPNIECADSQRTVRIVASKQSSSVSLGKEYQGRKISIINNADLNIAQTAWGDSGVYVCSVVSSQDLTGNGEDYTELIVLERKSNTTDLLPGIDLLVMEDWLLVVLVVLGFLLLLLLIGICWCQCCPHTCCCYVSCPCCPNRCCCPRALYEAGKAVKKGLPSQYAPTIYAPSMYAQPAYGGPLMNQPGMPLLPLPNGAGVLPPQNGYGRDYDGASSVGQGSQVPLLHDQDSRAENTRSGYRIQVDPEGNATRAIYYMEKELSKFDPARPANYTRLDNVSEVTSLHDGLDPRGRGGRSQPPALATVYDRDEAMSTISSVSQQGRRRDDNPRGGGGGRYMGDRVRARSMDNLDDIGRRSDRDDYPPYRRQEEPRGRRGSDDGWSSSARSGFDRDFDDRRQRDYSPDDRRREGGGAYGGLPGRRSRSRDDLMDLERDSRTGGGARGRRDDYDDSFLREAMERKKMGEQQRARSRDRLDSESDRSDRARAPRGPPPLPKNPPSGYPGHRDDFPPPPPPPYSDDESVSSSKRSNLRKNGAVSRESLVV; translated from the exons ATGTTCTGGACGTTAATCATCGCCGCTTTAATGGCAACAG AGTCCGCCATGGCCATCTCGGTCCAGTGCCCCACTAAGAGGTACGTTGTCATCCTATTCCAGCCCGTCACCCTCACCTGTGACTTCCAGACAACCGCCACTCAGCCTCCTGTCGTCACGTGGAGATATAAATCATATTGCCGGGACCCCGTCCAGGCTGCTCTGAATCCCAGCAGTGCAGATAACATCCTGTCCCAGAACAACCCCAACTACGACCCCAACATCGAGTGCGCCGACAGCCAGAGGACAGTACGCATAGTGGCCTCCAAGCAAAGCAGTTCTGTTTCCCTCGGCAAGGAATACCAGGGCCGCAAAATCAGCATCATAAACA ATGCGGACCTTAATATTGCGCAGACGGCATGGGGAGACAGCGGCGTCTACGTTTGTTCTGTGGTCTCTTCCCAGGATCTCACGGGAAATGGTGAAGACTACACAGAGCTAATTGTGCTCG AGAGAAAGTCAAATACTACTGACCTCCTGCCTGGCATTGACTTACTGGTTATGGAAG ACTGGCTCCTGGTTGTTTTGGTGGTTCTGGGCttcctgttgttgctgctcCTGATCGGTATCTGCTGGTGTCAGTGTTGTCcacacacctgctgctgctaCGTCAGCTGCCCGTGCTGCCCCAACCGCTGCTGCTGCCCACGAGCAT TGTACGAGGCAGGAAAAGCAGTGAAGAAAGGGCTGCCCAGCCAATATGCACCCACCATCTATGCTCCCAGTATGTATGCCCAGCCAGCATACGGTGGCCCACTGATGAACCAGCCTGGCATGCCCCTGCTCCCCCTACCCAATGGAGCTGGAGTCCTCCCACCCCAGAATGGTTACGGTCGAGACTACGATGGGGCCAGCTCAG tgggGCAGGGTTCCCAGGTGCCTCTGCTGCATGACCAAGACAGTAGAGCAGAAAACA CTCGCAGTGGATATCGTATCCAGGTGGACCCTGAAGGGAACGCCACACGTGCCATTTACTATATGGAGAAGGAACTTTCCAAATTTGACCCAGCCAGACCTGCAAACTACACCCGCT tgGATAATGTGAGTGAAGTCACTTCCTTACATGATGGCTTGGATCCTCGAGGTCGTGGAGGACGTTCCCAGCCGCCAGCTCTTGCCACAGTTTATGACCGCGATGAAGCCATGAGCACCATCAGCAGTGTTTCTCAGCAAGGCCGCCGCCGTGATGACAACCCGCGTGGCGGTGGAGGAGGAAGGTACATGGGGGATCGTGTACGTGCTCGCTCCATGGACAACCTTGACGACATTGGACGGCGTTCTGACAGAGATGACTATCCACCATACCGGCGCCAAGAAGAGCCCAGAGGCAGAAGGGG TTCGGATGACGGGTGGAGCAGTAGTGCCCGCAGCGGCTTCGACCGTGACTTTGACGACCGTAGACAACGTGACTACTCCCCAGATGATCGGCGGAGGGAAGGTGGAGGGGCCTACGGTGGCCTCCCAGGGAGACGCAGCCGCAGCCGTGATGATCTGATGGACCTGGAGAGGGATAGCCGGACTGGCGGCGGTGCCAGGGGCCGGCGAGATGATTATGACGACAGCTTCCTGCGAGAAGCCatggagaggaagaagatgggCGAGCAGCAGAGGGCACGCAGCCGGGACCGACTAGACAGTGAGAGCGACCGCTCGGATCGGGCGAGGGCGCCACGTGGGCCCCCACCTCTTCCTAAGAACCCGCCGTCTGGGTACCCAGGGCACCGTGATGACTTTCCCCCTCCCCCGCCTCCACCATACAGTGATGATGAAAGTGTGTCGTCCTCAAAGAGAAGCAACCTCAGAAAG AACGGAGCTGTGAGTCGGGAGAGCCTGGTGGTATAA